From a single Arthrobacter sp. SLBN-112 genomic region:
- the lepB gene encoding signal peptidase I yields the protein MPENHARRPEPRHDGASETPAVPASSVPGGSPESAHVHRRDRASSKAAGKSSGNPLLGWLREIATVVVIAVVLSFLIKTFLFRAFFIPSESMVNTLDVDDRIFVNLLVPEPFALSRGDVVVFRDTKGWLPPAPAKEQGAFTWVQDGLTFVGLLPDNSEQHLVKRVIGLPGDHVVCCDAGGKLTINGTAVDEKYINPAEVPQIRNFDVTVPEGKVWVMGDNRNHSADSRAHMETDGGFIDLKDLEGKAAVIAWPLNRIKTLDNYPDVFRSVPGTH from the coding sequence ATGCCCGAGAACCACGCGCGGAGACCTGAACCGCGCCACGACGGCGCATCAGAGACGCCCGCCGTTCCAGCTTCCTCGGTGCCCGGCGGGTCCCCGGAATCCGCCCACGTCCACCGGCGGGACAGGGCGTCGTCGAAGGCGGCCGGCAAGTCCAGCGGTAATCCCCTGCTCGGGTGGCTGAGGGAAATCGCCACAGTAGTGGTCATTGCCGTGGTGCTGTCCTTCCTCATCAAGACTTTCCTGTTCCGGGCGTTCTTCATCCCCTCGGAGTCCATGGTGAACACCTTGGACGTGGATGACCGGATCTTCGTCAACCTCCTTGTTCCGGAGCCCTTTGCTCTCAGCCGCGGGGACGTTGTGGTGTTCCGCGATACCAAGGGCTGGCTGCCGCCGGCCCCCGCCAAGGAGCAGGGCGCGTTCACCTGGGTTCAGGACGGCCTGACCTTTGTTGGCCTCCTGCCGGACAATTCGGAGCAGCACCTGGTCAAGCGTGTCATCGGCCTCCCTGGCGACCATGTGGTCTGCTGTGACGCCGGCGGTAAACTGACCATTAACGGGACCGCCGTCGACGAGAAGTACATCAATCCCGCCGAAGTCCCGCAGATCCGCAACTTTGACGTCACCGTACCGGAAGGCAAGGTGTGGGTGATGGGTGACAACCGGAACCATTCTGCCGATTCCCGTGCCCACATGGAGACGGACGGGGGATTCATCGACCTCAAGGACCTGGAAGGCAAGGCCGCGGTCATCGCCTGGCCGCTTAACAGGATCAAGACCCTGGACAACTACCCGGATGTGTTCCGCAGCGTCCCGGGGACCCACTGA
- a CDS encoding DUF2469 domain-containing protein has protein sequence MSAEDLENYETDMELQLYREYRDVVGLFSYVVETERRFYLANHVDLQARSADGEVYFDLTLQDAWVWDVYRSARFVKSVRVLTFKDVNVEELPRNEELALPKDVDLGN, from the coding sequence ATGAGTGCTGAGGATCTTGAGAACTATGAAACCGACATGGAGCTTCAGCTCTACCGTGAATACCGCGACGTCGTCGGCCTCTTCAGCTACGTTGTCGAGACCGAACGGCGCTTTTACCTTGCCAACCATGTGGACCTCCAGGCCCGCAGCGCCGATGGCGAGGTCTATTTCGACCTGACCCTCCAGGACGCCTGGGTATGGGATGTCTACCGCTCGGCACGGTTCGTCAAAAGCGTCAGGGTCCTGACCTTCAAGGACGTGAATGTGGAGGAACTGCCCCGCAACGAGGAACTGGCCCTGCCCAAGGACGTCGACCTGGGTAACTAG
- a CDS encoding YifB family Mg chelatase-like AAA ATPase, whose amino-acid sequence MALGRTYSIALVGLNGYMVEVEADIGQTLPAFVILGLPDASLNEARERIRSAAKNSGIPLSRRKITANLIPASLPKRGSGFDLAVTMAVLRAANDIKPTGRTVFIAELGLDGRLRPVRGILPAVMAAVQADYPEIVVAQANLAEAALVPGAEVRGYRTLARLALDFGADPQELTLDFEPEEGDDTGDGQALPGPCPDMADVSGQGEARRALEVAVAGAHHLLLTGPPGAGKTMLAERLPGLLPDLGDHESMEVTAIHSLCGLPASSVQLLRRPPFENPHHSATAAAIIGGGTGLPRPGAVSRAHRGVLFLDEAPEYERRVLDALRQPLESGELVIHRSAGTAAYPARFQLVLAANPCPCGKASGKGLDCTCTPMMRRRYLARMSGPLLDRVDIQLQVERVSLAEFGQAGAEEDTASVARRVLEARARQAERLQRFGLETNSQVPGRILRGELRLPPAATRILDQSLERGVLTARGYDRVLRLAWTLADLGHRETPDPNDIGQALGLRQAAAAAA is encoded by the coding sequence ATGGCACTCGGTCGGACCTACTCCATCGCCCTCGTGGGGCTCAACGGCTACATGGTGGAAGTCGAGGCGGACATCGGCCAGACTCTCCCGGCCTTCGTCATTCTTGGGTTGCCGGACGCCTCCCTGAATGAGGCCAGGGAACGCATCCGGTCAGCCGCGAAGAACTCCGGGATTCCGCTCAGCCGCAGGAAGATTACCGCGAACCTCATTCCTGCCTCGCTGCCCAAGCGCGGCTCGGGCTTCGATCTCGCCGTCACCATGGCCGTGCTCCGGGCAGCGAACGACATCAAGCCCACCGGGCGCACAGTCTTTATCGCTGAATTGGGGCTCGACGGGAGGCTACGGCCGGTGCGGGGCATCCTTCCGGCGGTCATGGCGGCGGTCCAGGCCGACTATCCGGAGATTGTGGTGGCGCAGGCCAACCTCGCCGAGGCCGCCCTGGTCCCGGGCGCCGAGGTGCGCGGGTACCGTACGCTGGCCCGGCTCGCCCTGGACTTTGGGGCCGATCCGCAGGAGCTCACCCTGGACTTTGAACCCGAGGAAGGCGATGATACCGGTGACGGCCAGGCCCTGCCCGGCCCGTGCCCGGACATGGCAGATGTCTCGGGGCAGGGCGAAGCGCGCAGGGCGTTGGAAGTGGCTGTGGCCGGCGCCCATCATCTGCTCCTTACCGGTCCGCCGGGGGCCGGCAAGACCATGCTCGCGGAGCGGCTCCCCGGCCTCCTGCCGGACCTTGGGGACCACGAGTCCATGGAAGTCACGGCCATCCACTCGCTGTGCGGCCTGCCCGCGTCCTCAGTGCAGCTCCTGCGCCGGCCGCCGTTCGAGAACCCGCACCACTCAGCCACCGCGGCAGCCATTATCGGCGGCGGGACGGGGCTGCCCCGGCCTGGCGCAGTATCACGTGCCCACCGGGGCGTGCTGTTCCTTGACGAGGCGCCCGAATACGAACGCCGTGTCCTCGACGCGCTCCGGCAGCCGCTGGAGAGCGGGGAGCTGGTCATCCACCGGTCAGCCGGAACAGCGGCCTATCCGGCCCGCTTTCAACTGGTACTCGCGGCCAACCCCTGCCCCTGCGGCAAGGCATCGGGCAAGGGGCTGGACTGCACCTGCACTCCCATGATGCGACGCCGGTATCTCGCCAGAATGTCCGGACCCCTCCTGGACCGGGTGGATATCCAGCTGCAGGTGGAGCGGGTGTCCCTGGCCGAGTTCGGTCAGGCGGGCGCGGAAGAGGACACCGCGTCAGTGGCACGGCGGGTCCTGGAGGCGCGTGCGCGGCAGGCGGAACGGTTGCAGCGCTTCGGCCTGGAGACCAATTCGCAAGTGCCTGGGCGCATCCTGCGCGGTGAGTTGCGGCTTCCACCGGCTGCCACCCGGATCCTCGACCAGTCGCTGGAGCGGGGCGTGCTGACCGCGAGAGGGTATGACCGCGTCCTTCGGCTCGCCTGGACCCTGGCGGACTTGGGGCACCGGGAAACACCGGACCCAAATGACATCGGACAGGCTCTGGGCCTGCGCCAGGCTGCGGCGGCCGCGGCATGA
- a CDS encoding ribonuclease HII translates to MKVGSGSKPAARGSKAPTLRHERTFKTQGIRLLAGVDEVGRGALAGPVSVGIAVVDLERQKPLAGVRDSKLLSPAERERLDPLVRRWSVASAVGHASAGEIDSLGIIAALRLAGTRAWGSILAAGIIPDAVLLDGSHNWLSPAEQLSLFDQPVLEASCDAPVHTKVKADMQCLSVAAASVIAKVERDRMMRELHSEFPDYGWDINKGYATAAHRNVLRAAGPTPYHRVSWRLLGGELQGVEVPDGEEPCED, encoded by the coding sequence GTGAAGGTGGGCTCCGGCTCAAAGCCGGCAGCACGTGGCAGCAAGGCTCCCACCCTGCGGCACGAACGGACCTTCAAGACCCAGGGGATACGGCTGCTGGCCGGGGTGGACGAGGTTGGCCGCGGCGCCCTCGCCGGTCCCGTCAGCGTGGGTATCGCGGTCGTTGACCTGGAACGCCAAAAGCCGCTTGCGGGCGTGCGGGACAGCAAACTCCTCAGCCCGGCGGAACGGGAACGGCTGGACCCCCTGGTGCGGCGGTGGAGCGTCGCTTCAGCTGTGGGGCACGCCTCCGCCGGCGAGATTGATTCGCTCGGCATTATCGCTGCCCTGCGGCTCGCGGGAACCCGCGCCTGGGGCAGCATCCTCGCTGCCGGCATCATTCCGGACGCTGTGCTACTGGATGGAAGCCACAACTGGCTTTCCCCCGCGGAGCAGCTGTCCCTGTTCGACCAGCCCGTTCTCGAGGCCTCCTGTGACGCGCCCGTCCACACCAAGGTCAAGGCGGACATGCAGTGCCTCAGCGTCGCGGCCGCGAGCGTCATTGCCAAGGTGGAACGGGACCGGATGATGAGGGAGCTGCACAGCGAGTTTCCCGATTACGGCTGGGACATCAACAAGGGATACGCCACGGCAGCCCACCGGAACGTCCTCCGTGCCGCGGGCCCCACGCCTTACCACCGGGTCAGCTGGCGGCTGCTCGGCGGGGAACTGCAAGGCGTCGAGGTGCCCGACGGGGAAGAGCCCTGCGAAGACTGA
- a CDS encoding YraN family protein — MKSKDLLGRRGEDLAVGYLEALGMLVVERNWRCAEGEIDIVALDGDALVIAEVKTRRSLDYGHPFEAVGPEKLARLHRLGAAWCRDRELRMPLRRVDVVAVVDDGGGEPVVEHLKGVG, encoded by the coding sequence ATGAAATCGAAAGACCTGTTGGGCCGGCGGGGCGAAGACCTTGCCGTGGGCTATCTTGAGGCACTGGGCATGCTGGTGGTGGAGCGCAACTGGAGGTGCGCAGAGGGCGAGATCGACATCGTTGCCCTCGACGGTGACGCCCTGGTCATCGCCGAAGTCAAAACCCGCCGATCGCTGGACTACGGCCACCCCTTTGAAGCCGTGGGCCCGGAAAAGCTGGCCCGGCTGCACCGCCTCGGTGCTGCCTGGTGCCGGGACCGCGAGCTGCGGATGCCGCTGCGTCGCGTTGACGTTGTCGCTGTCGTGGACGACGGCGGCGGGGAACCCGTGGTCGAACACCTCAAGGGGGTGGGGTGA